Part of the Salmo salar chromosome ssa10, Ssal_v3.1, whole genome shotgun sequence genome is shown below.
aaccttggcattgcaaacaccatgctcaaccaactgagccacacgggaccatgtgGGTAATAAAACACCTTACTTTATACATCGATCTCTTAGGAGTAACACGGAGGTCTCATAAAGTGGTATGCACCATACTTACATATGAGCATCCAGTTTCCTCTTCAGGTGAGACTGAAAATATAGAGCAGTTGGAAGAGAACACAGCTACCGTTACCTTAGAGCTGCTACTGTACAGTATGCAGGGTTAATGTTTGACATAGCAGTATGTGTAAAGTCTATGCATGTACTGTCTAGTGTGTAACTCACATCATCAGTCTTGGCCCCCTGGCCCTGTAGGCTTTTCTGTAGATCCTCTACCTGCTGTTGCAGCTCAGTGACTCTCTCCCGGTTTAACCTGGaagtacatcacacacacacaggaagtagaATAACGTCAACTAGGAAGTAAAACATCCAAGACAGTACAAGTGAAAAGGTGAGCCAGCTAGCGCCACCTACACACCTGTTCTCAGTGTCCAGTTTAGAGCGTGTTCGGTGTGCCTCCTCTAGCAGTGTCTGTAGGTCAGAGATCTTGTCATTCTCTGATCCCTCCTGCTGCACACGCAACATCTTATTCTCATGCTGGAGCCGAATAAACTTCTCCCTGTATGGACAAGGACACACAATTAGCGCAGTCAgcgactcacacacaaacacaattatTAAATGATTACCTGTACTCTATAGGTAGGATTTCAGCAGCAAGGTTATCATGGCTTGGACTGCCAGCTGGCATCCCTGCCATCCCTGTGATGAGCGAGAGATCAGATCAGTAACCATGTGTATCTGTAAGCCTCAGAGACACAGACCGTGTTGGAAAGCGTCAAAACTGTGATGCATCATGGGTCAATTGTGACTGACCTACAAATAACATTAATAGTTATTTATGAAGCaatgtgatttgtagatcagtcagtctcaACTGCCCTTTAAAGTCAATGTCGAATGCGCCCACACCGTTTATCAAAGAAACCTTCACTTTCCAATCACACAGCACCAAACAGCCAGTCTACATTGTCAATGCGATGGTCCAATGAGCTACCTGCTTGTCGGAGCTGGTCTTGTTGAGCCTGGTTACAGCGTAGCTCTTCATTGGTCTCCTTCAGAGAGTCTCGCTCAATGATGATCTTCTGATGACATCAACatcaggagacagagaggaggagataagCCAATAGCGTTAGACTATTGCCTTGTCCAAAAACATTCCTTAGCTCCTTCCCCTACTGTGTTTGCATATCAGAGGGACCAGGTAGGTTGCAGTAGAAAGTGTTGGGATCCAGTCCGTACCTCTTTCTCCTTCATTACAGCGTCGTATTTCTCCTCAAACTTCTTCATCTCGTAGGCCAGGTTGTCTGCCCGCCGAGACTCCTCTGACAACTTCCGGTGTAGCTCCTGGACCTGGCAGGAAACAGGAAATAGTTTTAGTAAGCCCCCTGATTGGCTGTTTGTCCTTCCAAAATGATGTCTCCTCAGAGACGACTTGGTAGGTGAGGGCAAAAGCTTCAGAGTTCCGCCATGCTTTCCCCAACCCAGCGCTGTCAGATCTATAGTGCAAAAGGGAGGGGACAACTTCAGGAATGATCCTGTCTCCAGTATGTCTCACCTGTCTCTTGTATGTCTCTAGCTGTGCGCGGGCAGTGTTAGCCTTGCGTAGCTCCTCCTCCAGACTGACAGTGTTGTGCATGTAGGTCATGTTCTTCTCCTCCAGCAGTTTGACTTGTCTCCTCAGATCTCCCAGGTCTTCCAGTTTACGCCTGTATGTCTCCACTGACGCCTCCAGCTTCACAGCACGGTCTGAGCAGCTCCTACACACAAAACAGAGAACTTCATTTAATTCAATTTATAAAAAGAGAACGAAAAAAAACAGGCACAGCgaagaaccaaaacaaacacattctcacTGGTCTACCCTTGCTTCTAACTAACCACTTCCTGTCTCCCACTTATACACCAGTATTCAATCAACTCAATTGTTCCGAGGGTCTTCTGATTAGCTTGTAACCAATGCAGACAGCACAGACTACAGATAGGattaagagagagatggtggagtcATTCCAGGTCGTCTTTACACATCCATGCAGCACAACTGCAATAAAGACGACCTGGAAtgccaccaaacacacacacctgaggatGTCGAGTTCGTCTTTAAGTGCTCGTGACTCCTCGGCCAGGCTAGTAAGTTCGTCGTTACGATGCTGAACCTCGATCAGCTGCTTCTCCAACTCCTCACAGTGGATCCGGTAGTCATCCTTAGCTGCCtctaacctacacacacacacacacacacacacacacacacacacacacacacacacacacacacacacacacacacacacacacacacacacacacacacacacacacacacagagagagagagtgatatctGTAAGCGCTGTGCTGAATTACTCTAAGCGTTGTCCCAGTGCAATGTGttttcactgacacacacacctgaagTTCTCCTCCTGTAGTGTCTCTAGCTGTATCTGTAGCTGGCTGTGTTTCCGTCCGGAGGGCGTGCTTGGGTCATCAAATGCGTCCAGCTGATTGGCTCGGTCCGTCAGCACATCGTTCTCAGCTAATAGGCTGTTCCGCTCCTCCTGAAGGACCGTCACCTGACCAGGGTCAAACCAGGGTCAGAGGTGGGCTGTCTCAATCCCAGAATTAGTAGcttaaataattatgaatagatccaccattgagcacaaaaacaacacttgttacagaatattttacataAAAATAACATCTGTCAGACAAACCATGCCTGACAACATGATCCAATAAGACAGAAAAATAGAAGAACATTTAAAGGCTATCAAATCCACCATGTTTTACAGTACATCCAATACAGTGGTACCACACAAATGTTCACATATGCATGCAGAATGAGGAGAAAGTTAATAGGTTGAACGGCTGGTTAGTttacctccctcacacacacacacacacacacactctctctcccctatgtTCATTAGTCATGGTTTATGCCAGAGACAATAACTGGGAATAGTGTACACAcacgagtaaagggtctgaatacttatgtaaatatgatatcagtttatttgtaatacatttgcaaaaatttcaacaacaaaaaactttttgctttgtcattatggggtattgtgtgtagattgatgacgggaaaaaacaattttatcaattttagaataaggctgtaacgtaacaaaatgtggaaaaagtcaaggggtctgaatactttacgaatgtacTGTAAATAGGCCCGTTTAAATTGGCTGGCctgccgttccaaataaagtgGAAACATTTTTTGCtcataattaaaaaaacaagttGTCCGGTGTAGGCAGGGCCATCAGTAAATAGGTAAACGATGACTAAATAATTAATCaaggtgatttttccacaaatagacaagtATTCACCTTTCCAttgtagcaagatcttatctatttttgctaactttctattaaaatgtattgtattgACAATTTATTTTGCGATATGAATACCGACTATGTCCACTTCacagtcagaccattttattggtaaactacacggtaatataaaagttgtatttttttgtgatccaaaatGTAATCATagtttggttgtaatccagagagttTAGAGAAattatctagatcctctgagGTTGTGTAAGGATCTATATTgcagatttaaaagaaaacatgagtcgttagcgtacaatgacacctttgtttttaagccctggatttcgaGCCCCTTGATATTAGTGTTGGATCTagttttaatagctaacatttctaTGGCCATAATTAATAGATATGcagatagtggacaaccttgttttattcctcttgacagtttaatactttctgagaagtagcaaTTATTTACTATTTTGCACCTGGGGttactacagtatacatatctttaacccattgtataagagattctccaaaatttaAGTAGTCcatacatttatatataaattctagtCAGTCATACTTCAAAGGCCTTTTCCAAATCAGCTAAGAAGACCAGGCCTGGTTCCTAGATTTttcagtgttctattgtttccaataCTTGTCTTATACTATTTcctatgtaaaaaaataaattaaaaaaaactgtctgattaggattaataatatctgacaatacctttttaattctaagCGCAATACATTTTGCTAGAAGCTTGGCATCACtgtaaggggcctccaatttTTTATGTTGACTTGACCTTTATATTTGCTACCtaatcatagaattacatatagaatcccTATTAATTCAATAGAATCTCTGTGGGCCTAGTCGAAGATTTGTCAtataacttttaaaatgtattaccttttattgTTGCATTAACACATCCAGTCATGACGCTTTCATTCAattgtcaaacaatcacttcAAAAGGCCTCCTTTACTTGGCTACCTGTGTACGTTCATCTACTCCTAACACATTTCCAGCCTTCAAACAGTGGTGAATGGCAAGAGACATCTTttacacaaaacaccaaaaagcaTAATGACATTTGGCGATTGTCATTAGGCCAGAATGTATGCGTCCACTGTCCGCGTGTCGGCCACTAACCTCTTTCTGCAAAATGTCTGCGTTCTCGTAGAACCACATCGCATTTTGGAGCGTAGGCTATACCACCCGTTTTCAAGTCCATTCCCTAATTCATCATGCCTCTGACATGTGGTAATGATTGATAATGGTGTAATAGCCTATAGATTTGACATTTGGTTTTCattattgtgataggctcatgttTTACTGGTACGGCGTACCCCCACTATTTGTTTTGCGGGGATGCCGTGTATTCTTACTTTCACACCTGGAGATACGTGTTAGTGACAGAGAGCAAAAGAGGGTAGAGATGTTTTAGTCAGCCTCGGCAACCAACCGTTAGATGTGTTTAGTCAGCCTCGATGACGAGCAGCCATGCAGCCATGTGGACAGAcctgtttacgctgctgtgcgtttttgttgccgatcttactttgatacctgacggttttttactttttcattaccgtatatttttactttttccctcactcaacttttttcattcaactttttcaccccggaggttttatctggacatggttcgtcaggacttcaaacagccgaagctaagtaacattaacatgatgccttctaattgcagtcgttgtacttataatatacaggagaacgatcgccttacggcaaggatagctgtgctgcaagcccagcttcagacgcgatcgttaggcaagggtaatttcagtgtaggaaaggatgaaacagcgtctgtgccaccagtaagtacagatagtaacgttagtataaaccccctcgcacggtccccgcagccggacatctttctcatggcttctggagggaaacgctgtaggaatgctcaaccggtgtcgcttattcagccgacagaaactttcaaccggttctccccattaagcgagtcggagtcggaggccgagacttctctggtctctactcctcccgttgtggggtctgagacgcccgacggctcccaccattagctctgacaaattgaaaaccctagtcattggcgactccattacccgcagtattagacttaaaactaatcatccagcgatcatacactgtttaccagggggcagggctaccgacgttaaggctaatctaaagacggtgctggctaaagctaaaactggcgagtgtagagagtatagagatattgttatccacgtcggcaccaacgatgttaggatgaaacagtcagaggtcaccaagcgcaacatagcttcagcgtgtaaatcagctagaaagatgtgtcggcatcgattaattgtctctggccccctcccagttagggggagtgatgagctctacagcagagtctcacaactcaatcgctggttgaaaactgtgttctgcccctcccaaaagatagaatttgtagataattggccctctttctgggactcacccacaaacaggaccaagcctggcctgttgaggagtgacggactccatcctagctggaggggtgctctcatcttatctacgaacatagacagggctctaactcctctagctccacaatgaaatagggtgcaggccaggcagcaggctgttagccagcctgccagcttagtggagtctgccactagcacagtcagtgtagtcagctcagctttccccattgagaccgtgtctgtgcctcgatctaggttgggcaaaattaaaaatggcggtgttcgctttagcaatctcactagtataaagacctcctccattcctgccattattgaaagagattgtgatacctcacatctcaaaattgggttacttaatgttagatccctcacttccaaggcagttatagtcaatgaactaatcactgataataatcttgatgtgattggcctgactgaaacatggcttaagcctgatgaatttactgtgttaaatgaggcctcaccccaggttacattagtgaccataccccccgtgcatccggcaaaggcggaggtgttgctaacatttacgatagcaaatttcaatttacaaaaaaaaaacaacaatgacgtttcgtcttttgagcttctagtcatgaaatctatgcagcctactcactcactttttatagctactgtttataggcctcctgggccatatgcagtgttcctcactgagttccctgaattcctatcagatcttgtagtcatagcagataatattctaatttttggtgactttaacattcacatggaaaagtccacagacccactccaaaaggctttcggagccatcatcgactcagtgggttttgtccaacatgtctctggacctactcactgccacagtcatactctggacctagttttgtcccatggaataaatgttgtggatctaaatgtttttcctcataatcctggactatcggaccaccattttattacgtttgcaattgcaacaaataatctgctcagaccccaaccaagcagcattaaaagtcgtgctataaattctcagacaacccaaagattccttgatgcccttccagactgcctctgcctacccaaggacgtcagaggacaaaaatcagttaaccacctaaccgaggaactcaatttaaccttgcgcaataccctagatgcagttgcacccctaaaaactaaaaacatctgtcataagaaactagctccctggtatacagaaaatacacgagctctgaagcaagcttccagaaaattggaacggaaatggcgccacaccaaactggaagtcttccgactagcttggaaagacagtaccgtgcagtatcgaagagcccttactgctgctcgatcatcctatttttccaacttaattgaggaaaataagaacaatccgaaatttctttttgatactgtcgcaaagctaactaaaaagcagccttcgcaaatggaggatggctttcacttcagcagtaataaatttatgaacttctttgaggaaaagatcatgatcattagaaagcaaattacagactcctctttaaatctgggtattcctccaaagctccattgtcctgagtctgcacaactctgccaggacctaggatcaagggagatactaaagtgttttagtactatatctcttgacgcaatgatgaaaataatcatggcctccaaaccctcaagctgcatactggaccctattccaactaaactactgaaagagctgcttcctgtgcttggccctcctatgttgaacataataaacggctctctatccaccggatgtgtaccaagctcactaaaagtggcagtaataaagcctctcttgaaaaagccgaatcttgatccagaaattataaaaaactatcggcctatatcgaatcttccattcctctccaaaattttagaaaaagctgttgcacagcaactgactgccttcctgaagacaaacaatgtatacgaaacgcttcagtctggttttagaccccatcatagcactgagactgcacttgtgaaggtggtaaatgaccttttaatgacgtcagaccgaggctctgcatctgtcctcgtgctcctagatcttagtgccgcttttgataccatcgatcaccacattcttttggagagattggaaacccaaattggtctacatggacaagttctggcctggtttagatcttatctgtcggaaagatatcagtttgtctctgtgaatggtttgtcctctgacaaatcaattgtaaatttcggtgttcctcaaggttccgttttaggaccactattgttttcactatatatattttacctcttggggatgtcattcgaaaacataatgttaaatttcactgctatgcagacgacacacagctgtacatttcaatgaaacatggtgaagccccaaaattgccctcgctagaagcctgtgtttcagacataaagaagtggatggctgcaaactttctacttttaaactcggacaaaacagagatgcttgttctaggtcccaagaaacaaagagatcttctgttgaatctgacaattaatctggatggttgtacagtcgtctcaaataaaactgtgaaggacctcggcgttactctggaccctgatctctcttttgaagaacatatcaagactgtttcaaggacagcttttttccatctacgtaacattgcaaaaatccgaaattttctgtccaaaaatgacgcagaaaaattaatccatgcttttgttacttctaggctggactactgcaatgctctactttccggctacccggataaagcactaaataaacttcagttagtgctaaatacggctgctagaatcctgactagaaccaaaaaatttgatcatattactccagtgttagcctccctacactggcttcctgttaaggcaagggctgatttcaaggttttactgctaacctacaaagcattacatgggcttgctcctacctatctttccgatttggtcctgccgtacatacctacacgtacgctacggtcacaagacgcaggcctcctaattgtccctagaatttctaagcaaacggctggaggtagggctttctcctatagagctccatttttatggaatggtctgcctaccaatgtgagagacgcagactcagtctcaacctttaagtctttactgaagacttatctcttcagtaggtcctatgattaagtatagtctggcccaggagtgtgaaggtgaacggaaaggctggagcaacgaaccgcccttgctgtctctgccttgccggttcccctctttccactgggattctctgcctctaacccttttacagaggctgagtcactggcctactggtgttcttccatgccgtccatgggaggggtgcgtcacttgagtgggttgagtcactgacgtggtcttcctgtctgggttggcgcccccccccttgggttgtgccatggcggagatcgttgtgggctatactcggccttgtcttaggacggtaagttggtggttggagacatccctctagtggtgtgggggctgtgctttggcaaagtgggtggggttatatcctgcctgtttggccctgtccggggtatcatcggatggggccacagtgtcttctgatccctcctgtctcagcctccagtatttatgctgcagtagtttatgtgtcgggggctagggtcagtctgttacatctggagtatttctcttgtcttatccggtgtcctgtgtgtatttaaatatgctctctctaattctctctttctgtctttctctcggaggacctgagccctaggaccatgcctcaggactacctggtatgatgactccttgctgtccccagtccacctggccgtgctgctgctccagtttcaactgttctgcctgcggctatggaaccctgacctgttcaccggacgtgcttgttgcaccctcgacaactactatgattattattatttgaccatgctggtcatttatgaacattttaacattttaacattttgaccatgttctgttataatatccaccctgcacagccagaagaggactggccacccc
Proteins encoded:
- the hook1 gene encoding protein Hook homolog 1 isoform X2, which produces MSQALHQIDPAWFSKSWLGRIKEDVGDNWRLKMNNLKKILQMMVDYYNEALSQQIQEFPLPDLVKVAEHSDPVELGRLLQLILGCAVKCERKQEYIQVIMTLEESVQHVVMTAIQELMSKENMAQFGAEPPGDVESQLKKALEDLADLMSEKEELAQRCHELDVQVTVLQEERNSLLAENDVLTDRANQLDAFDDPSTPSGRKHSQLQIQLETLQEENFRLEAAKDDYRIHCEELEKQLIEVQHRNDELTSLAEESRALKDELDILRSCSDRAVKLEASVETYRRKLEDLGDLRRQVKLLEEKNMTYMHNTVSLEEELRKANTARAQLETYKRQVQELHRKLSEESRRADNLAYEMKKFEEKYDAVMKEKEKIIIERDSLKETNEELRCNQAQQDQLRQAGMAGMPAGSPSHDNLAAEILPIEYREKFIRLQHENKMLRVQQEGSENDKISDLQTLLEEAHRTRSKLDTENRLNRERVTELQQQVEDLQKSLQGQGAKTDDSHLKRKLDAHMVQLNEAQDEIMKKKELLEDLQPDNTQTSLRLEELMAALKKKDDDMRAMEERYKMYLEKARNVIRALDPKLNPATAEIQALKNQLMDRDKRILSLERECEQAKLREYEEKLIVTAWYNKSLSFQKLAIEARLGGRSTSMVPPGQSFLSQQRQVTNATRRTLSVSVPATTAN